The following DNA comes from Occultella kanbiaonis.
CCCACGCGCGGGCCTGGACCTGGTCGACGCACCCGAGCCCGAGCCCGACTCACGGGACGTGAAGATCCGGGTGCTGACCACCGGGATCTGTGGCACCGACCTGCACATCCTGAACTGGGACGCCTGGGCCGCCGGCGCCGTCTCCGCGCCACTGATCCCGGGCCACGAGTTCTACGGAGAGGTGGTCGAGGTCGGTGCCGAGGTGCGTGAGGTCCGCCCCGGCGACCGGGTGTCCGGCGAGGGTCACGTGGTGTGCGGGATCTGTCGCAACTGCCGAGCCGGTCGGCGCCAGCTCTGCATCCACACCGCCAGCGTCGGGGTCCAGCGCAACGGGGCGTTCGCCCAGTACGTGGTGATCCCAGAGGAGAACGTCTGGGTGCACCCGGGACCCGACGTGATCGGCCCGGACCTCGGCGCGATCTTCGACCCGTTCGGCAATGCCGTGCACACCGCCCTGAAGTTCTCGGTGGTCGGCGAGGACGTGCTGATCACCGGCGCCGGGCCGATCGGGCTGATGGCGGCGGCCGTGGTCCGGCACGTCGGGGCCCGGTACATCGCAATCACCGACGTGTCCGAGGCACGCCTGGAACTGGCCCGGCACATGGGCGTCGACCTGGCCCTGAACGTGGCCACCACGCCGATCGCCGACGCCCAGCGCCAGCTGCGCCTGAAGGAGGGTTTCGACGTCGGCCTGGAGATGTCCGGGCACGCCGCGGCCCTGCCGGAGATGATCAGGAACATGAACCACGGTGGCCGGATCGCCATGCTCGGGCTGCCGAGCACCCCGATCGACATCGACTGGTCCATCGTGGTCACCCACATGCTCACCCTCCAGGGCATCTACGGCCGGGAGATGTTCGAGACGTGGAACACGATGGCCGCGATGCTCTCCTCGAGCCCGTGGCTGCACAACGCGATCTCGAGCGTGATCACCGACCGGCTGCCCGCCACCCGGTGGGAGCACGGCTTCGAGGTCGCCGCCGGCGGCACGTCGGGCAAGGTCGTGCTCGACTGGACCGTGTTCGACTAGACACCCTCGCACGCACAGACACTTCCAGGTAGGAGGAACCATGTTCACGTTCGCCAGCGACCTGGCCGGCGAGCTCGCCGAGCTCCGTGAGGCCGGCCTGTACAAGCAGGAGCGGGAGATCACCAGCCCGCAGTCCGCACACATCAGCGCCGCGGCCGGTGGACCGCCGCGCGAGGTGCTGAACTTCTGCGCGAACAACTACCTGGGCCTGGCCGACCACCCGGCGATCATCGCCGCCGCGAAGCGGGCCCTGGACGATCGCGGCTTCGGGATGGCCTCCGTGCGGTTCATCTGCGGCACCCAGGACACCCACCTCACCCTGGAGCGCCGGGTCTCGGAGTTCCTCGGCACCGACGCCACGATCCTGTTCTCGTCCTGCTTCGACGCCAACGGCGGCGTGTTCGAGTCCCTCTTCGGGCCGCAGGACGCGATCATCTCCGACGAGCTGAACCACGCCTCGATCATCGACGGGATCCGGCTGTCCAAGGCGGCCCGGTACCGCTACCGCAACCGTGACATGGCCGACCTCGAGGCCCAGCTCCGGGCGGCCACGTCCCAGGGCGACGGCGGAGCGCGCCGGACGATCATCGTCACCGACGGCGTCTTCTCCATGGACGGCTACCTCGCGCCGCTCGCCGCCATCTGCGACCTCGCCGACACCTACGGCGCACTGGTCATGGTCGACGACTCCCACGCCGTCGGGTTCATGGGCGCCACCGGCGCCGGCACCCCCGAGCACGCGGGCGTGGGAGGGCGGATCGACATCTACACCGGCACGTTCGGCAAGGCCCTCGGCGGTGCGTCCGGCGGGTACGTCTCCGGCCGCGCCGAGATCGTGGACCTGCTCCGCCAGCGGGCCCGCCCGTACCTGTTCTCGAACTCGCTGGCGCCGTCGATCGTGGCTGCGACGTTGCGCGCACTGGACCTGGTGGCGGGCAGCGCGGACCTGCGGACGCGCCTGTTCGCCAACGCCGAGGCGTTCCGGCGCCGGATGACCGACGAGGGCTTCGACCTGCTCGACGGCGAGCACCCGATCGTGCCCGTGATGTTCGGCGACGCCGTGCTCGCCTCCAGGGTCGCCGCCCTGATGCTCGACCACGGCGTCTACGTCACGGCGTTCAGCTTCCCGGTGGTGCCGCGCGGGAAGGCCCGGATCCGCGTCCAGCTCTCCGCGGCGCACAGCCCCGAGGACGTCGAGACCTGTGTGGCCGCGTTCGTGGCCGCCCGCGCCGACGCGACCGCCTGACCCCAGCCCCGGCACCCGGGACCGTGATCGCCGCCCCCGGCCCCCGCGGTGCTCGTGAGGAAGTACCTCACGCCCGACGTAGACGGGTCAGCGGCACTGGCTCAGGAGCGAGGTTCTGCTTCACCGCGGGAGGTACTTCCTCACGCCAGACGGTCCGCGCGCGCGTTCAGGTACCGCTGCTCGGGCACGCTCGTGCTCATCCGGGCCGCCATCAGGTACTCCTCGTGCGCCTGGGCACGGTCCCCGACCATCTCCAGCAGGTGCGCTCGTACCGCGTGGATCCGGTGGCCGCGCCGAAGGGCGGGATCCTCCCGCAGCGGCTCGAGCACCTCGAGGCCCGCGGCAGGTCCGTGAGCCATCCCGACGGCGACGGCCAGGTTCAGCCGCACCGTCGGGCCGGGCGCGATCCCGTCGAGCATCCGGTAGAGGATCACGATCTGCAGCCAGTCCGTTTCCGCCCACGTGGGCGCCTCCGCGTGCACGGCCGCGATCGCAGCCTGGAGCTGGTAGGGCCCCACGGTGGCGTGCGGCAGCACGACCTCCAGGATCGACGTCGCCTCGGAGATCATCGAGCGGTCCCACCGGGACCGGTCCTGGTGCTCGAGCGGCACCAGGTCGCCGGCGGGGTCGACGCGCGTGGCCGCGCGGGACTGCGTGAGCAGCATCAGCGCGAGCAGCCCCGCGGTCTCGGCGTGGTCGGGGACCACGGCGCGCAGCTCCCGGGTGAGCCGG
Coding sequences within:
- a CDS encoding glycine C-acetyltransferase — translated: MFTFASDLAGELAELREAGLYKQEREITSPQSAHISAAAGGPPREVLNFCANNYLGLADHPAIIAAAKRALDDRGFGMASVRFICGTQDTHLTLERRVSEFLGTDATILFSSCFDANGGVFESLFGPQDAIISDELNHASIIDGIRLSKAARYRYRNRDMADLEAQLRAATSQGDGGARRTIIVTDGVFSMDGYLAPLAAICDLADTYGALVMVDDSHAVGFMGATGAGTPEHAGVGGRIDIYTGTFGKALGGASGGYVSGRAEIVDLLRQRARPYLFSNSLAPSIVAATLRALDLVAGSADLRTRLFANAEAFRRRMTDEGFDLLDGEHPIVPVMFGDAVLASRVAALMLDHGVYVTAFSFPVVPRGKARIRVQLSAAHSPEDVETCVAAFVAARADATA
- the tdh gene encoding L-threonine 3-dehydrogenase yields the protein MKALLKAGPRAGLDLVDAPEPEPDSRDVKIRVLTTGICGTDLHILNWDAWAAGAVSAPLIPGHEFYGEVVEVGAEVREVRPGDRVSGEGHVVCGICRNCRAGRRQLCIHTASVGVQRNGAFAQYVVIPEENVWVHPGPDVIGPDLGAIFDPFGNAVHTALKFSVVGEDVLITGAGPIGLMAAAVVRHVGARYIAITDVSEARLELARHMGVDLALNVATTPIADAQRQLRLKEGFDVGLEMSGHAAALPEMIRNMNHGGRIAMLGLPSTPIDIDWSIVVTHMLTLQGIYGREMFETWNTMAAMLSSSPWLHNAISSVITDRLPATRWEHGFEVAAGGTSGKVVLDWTVFD